Proteins encoded by one window of Cellvibrio sp. KY-GH-1:
- the rpsM gene encoding 30S ribosomal protein S13, with product MARIAGVNIPDNKHAVISLTYVYGIGRTTAKQICAATGIAEETKIGTLSEEQMDAIRAEVGKHTVEGDLRREINMNIKRLMDLGCYRGLRHRRGLPLRGQRTKTNARTRKGPRKPIKK from the coding sequence ATGGCTCGTATAGCTGGTGTAAACATACCAGATAACAAACATGCCGTTATCTCGTTGACCTATGTTTATGGTATTGGTCGTACCACTGCCAAGCAGATCTGTGCTGCTACCGGTATTGCTGAAGAGACTAAGATTGGCACTCTGTCTGAAGAGCAGATGGACGCAATCCGTGCTGAAGTAGGCAAGCACACCGTAGAAGGTGATTTGCGTCGTGAAATTAACATGAACATCAAGCGCTTGATGGATCTGGGCTGCTATCGCGGTCTGCGTCATCGTCGTGGCTTGCCTCTGCGTGGTCAGCGTACCAAAACTAACGCTCGCACTCGTAAAGGCCCACGTAAGCCAATCAAGAAATAA
- the rpsK gene encoding 30S ribosomal protein S11, with protein MAKPGNKTTAKKKVKKTVVDGVAHIHASFNNTIVTITDRQGNALAWATSGGSGFRGSRKSTPFAAQVAAERAGEAAKEYGLKNLDVEVKGPGPGRESAVRALNNVGYKITNITDVTPIPHNGCRPPKKRRV; from the coding sequence ATGGCTAAGCCAGGTAATAAAACCACAGCCAAGAAAAAAGTTAAAAAGACGGTAGTTGATGGCGTTGCGCACATCCACGCTTCTTTTAACAACACCATCGTTACCATTACTGATCGTCAAGGCAATGCCTTGGCATGGGCAACTTCTGGTGGTTCTGGTTTCCGTGGTTCACGTAAAAGTACTCCTTTTGCTGCTCAGGTTGCTGCAGAGCGCGCTGGTGAAGCGGCAAAAGAATATGGTTTGAAGAACCTTGACGTAGAAGTTAAAGGCCCGGGCCCAGGCCGCGAATCAGCGGTGCGTGCCTTGAATAATGTTGGCTATAAAATTACCAACATCACTGACGTTACGCCGATTCCACACAACGGCTGCCGTCCGCCGAAAAAACGTCGCGTTTAA
- the rpsD gene encoding 30S ribosomal protein S4 has product MARYIGPTCKLSRREGTDLFLKSGARALDSKCKIETAPGQHGQRRGRLSDYGVQLREKQKVRRIYGILEKQFRGYYKEAARRKGATGENLLKLLEARLDNVVYRMGFGSTRAESRQLVSHKAISVNGKTVNVASYQVAAGDVVSVREKAKKQLRIQNAMNLAGQRSNVEWVDVNSEKKEGVFKRVPDRIDLPADINENLIVELYSK; this is encoded by the coding sequence ATGGCTCGTTATATTGGACCAACTTGTAAACTGTCTCGCCGTGAAGGAACTGACCTGTTCCTGAAAAGCGGTGCGCGCGCACTGGATTCAAAGTGCAAAATTGAAACTGCACCTGGTCAACATGGCCAACGTCGCGGTCGTCTGTCTGACTATGGTGTACAGCTGCGTGAAAAGCAAAAAGTACGTCGTATCTACGGTATTCTTGAAAAGCAATTCCGCGGTTATTACAAAGAAGCTGCGCGTCGTAAAGGCGCTACTGGTGAGAACCTGTTGAAATTGTTAGAAGCTCGTTTGGATAACGTTGTTTATCGTATGGGCTTCGGTTCTACACGCGCAGAGTCTCGTCAACTTGTTTCTCATAAAGCAATTAGCGTTAACGGTAAAACCGTAAATGTTGCTTCTTATCAAGTTGCTGCTGGTGATGTGGTTTCTGTGCGTGAGAAGGCCAAAAAGCAATTGCGTATTCAAAACGCAATGAATTTGGCTGGCCAACGCAGCAACGTCGAGTGGGTTGACGTAAACAGCGAGAAGAAAGAAGGCGTTTTCAAACGCGTTCCAGATCGTATTGATTTACCTGCTGACATCAATGAGAACCTCATCGTCGAGCTTTACTCCAAGTAA
- the rpoA gene encoding DNA-directed RNA polymerase subunit alpha: MQTAVNEFLTPRHIDVTENGPTRARVVLEPLERGFGHTLGNALRRILLSSMAGCAIVEAEIEGVLHEYSAIEGVREDVIEILLNLKGVAVIMHGKDHAVLTLTKKGPGVVTAADIQVDHDVEIKNPDHVIANITGNTELKMRLTIARGRGYQPADSRRRDDDESRAIGRLQLDASFSPVKRLAYSVESARVEQRTDLDKLILDLETNGTIDPEEAIRRAATILQQQLAVFVDLEGEKQSAPEQKEEAIDPILLRPVDDLELTVRSANCLKAENIYYIGDLIQRTEVELLKTPNLGKKSLTEIKDVLASRGLSLGMRLENWPPASLRND, encoded by the coding sequence ATGCAGACTGCAGTAAACGAATTTTTAACTCCGCGTCATATCGATGTAACAGAAAATGGCCCAACACGCGCGCGCGTCGTATTGGAACCATTAGAACGTGGTTTCGGACATACTTTAGGCAATGCATTGCGTCGTATTCTGCTTTCTTCAATGGCCGGTTGCGCCATTGTTGAAGCGGAAATCGAAGGTGTGCTGCATGAGTACAGTGCTATTGAAGGTGTACGTGAGGATGTAATTGAAATCCTGCTGAACCTCAAAGGTGTTGCAGTTATCATGCACGGTAAGGATCATGCTGTTCTTACCTTGACCAAAAAAGGTCCAGGTGTTGTTACCGCTGCTGATATTCAGGTTGATCACGATGTGGAAATCAAAAATCCAGATCACGTGATTGCTAATATCACTGGCAACACCGAATTGAAAATGCGTTTAACCATTGCTCGCGGTCGTGGCTATCAGCCTGCTGACAGTCGTCGTCGCGATGATGATGAGAGCCGTGCAATTGGACGTTTGCAACTGGATGCGTCCTTCAGCCCAGTTAAGCGCTTGGCTTACAGTGTTGAAAGTGCTCGTGTAGAGCAACGCACTGACTTGGATAAGCTTATTCTTGATCTCGAGACCAACGGCACTATTGATCCTGAAGAGGCTATCCGTCGTGCGGCCACCATTCTGCAACAGCAATTGGCGGTGTTTGTTGATCTTGAAGGTGAGAAGCAATCTGCTCCTGAGCAAAAAGAAGAGGCTATTGACCCGATTCTGTTGCGTCCGGTAGATGATTTGGAGCTTACTGTTCGCTCAGCAAACTGCCTGAAAGCAGAGAATATTTATTACATTGGTGATCTAATTCAGCGCACTGAAGTGGAGCTGTTAAAGACACCAAACCTAGGTAAAAAATCATTGACCGAAATTAAAGATGTTCTCGCGTCACGTGGTTTGTCTTTAGGTATGCGTTTGGAAAACTGGCCTCCAGCTAGTTTGAGAAACGACTAA
- the rplQ gene encoding 50S ribosomal protein L17, which translates to MRHRLSGRQLGRNASHRKAMFRNMSASLVEHELIKTTLPKAKELRRVIEPLITIAKVDSVANRRLVSARIQSKSAVGKLFSDLGKRYATRPGGYVRILKCGFRAGDKAPMAYVELVDRPAKALESAVEAE; encoded by the coding sequence ATGCGTCACCGTCTCTCTGGTCGTCAATTAGGCCGCAATGCTTCTCATCGTAAGGCTATGTTTCGTAACATGAGTGCTTCTTTGGTTGAGCATGAGTTGATTAAAACCACTCTGCCTAAAGCAAAAGAGCTTCGCCGTGTGATCGAGCCTTTGATTACTATCGCTAAAGTTGATTCAGTTGCTAACCGCCGTTTGGTTTCTGCGCGCATTCAGAGCAAATCTGCTGTGGGTAAGCTGTTCAGCGATTTGGGCAAGCGTTATGCTACCCGCCCAGGTGGTTATGTGCGTATTCTTAAGTGCGGTTTCCGCGCTGGCGATAAAGCGCCGATGGCGTACGTAGAGTTGGTAGATCGTCCAGCTAAAGCGCTGGAGTCTGCAGTAGAAGCTGAGTAG
- the uvrA gene encoding excinuclease ABC subunit UvrA, whose translation MDKIIVRGARTHNLKNIDLDIPRDKLVVITGPSGSGKSSLAFDTLYAEGQRRYVESLSTYARQFLSMMEKPDVDHVEGLSPAISIEQKSTSHNPRSTVGTITEIYDYLRLLYARVGEPRCPEHGAPLTAQTISEMVDTVLAMPEGTKLMLLAPIIRDRKGEHLHVFEQLKRDGFIRARIDGILCDLDDTPKLDKKKKHTVEVVIDRFKVREDLKLRLAESFETALNLSEGIACINYMDGEAPDRLFSSKHACPICDYSLSELEPRLFSFNNPAGACPTCDGLGVHQFFDEDKVIQDTALSLSEGAIRGWDKRNVYYFHMLASLAKHYAFNVETPWSKLKAKQREAVLYGSGEEVIEFNYINDRGDVYKRSHTFEGVLPNMERRYRDTESSSVRDDLIKFLSTQPCPECEGTRLRIEARNVFIDERPLPKITEMPVADAYDYYMKLSFKGRKAGIADKILKELRDRFRFLVDVGLNYLTLNRSAETLSGGEAQRIRLASQIGAGLVGVMYILDEPSIGLHQRDNERLLKTLTHLRDIGNTVIVVEHDEDAIRLADHVIDIGPGAGVHGGQVIAQGNVKAIMANKHSITGQYLSGTKEIAVPAKRNPVNPKEMLRLIGAKGNNLQNVTLEIPVGLMTCVTGVSGSGKSTLINATLHPLAATELNGATTLDPAEYEEIQGLDLFDKCVDIDQSPIGRTPRSNPATYTGIFTPIRELFAGTQESRSRGYQPGRFSFNVKGGRCEACQGDGVTKVEMHFLPDVYVPCDVCKGKRYNRETLDVKYKNKNINEVLDMTVEDARDFFDAVPSIANKLQTLMDVGLSYIRLGQSATTLSGGEAQRVKLAKELSKRDTGKTLYILDEPTTGLHFYDIQQLLNVLHRLRDHGNTVVVIEHNLDVIKTADWIVDLGPEGGSGGGQIIATGTPEEVAQLEYSHTGRFLKPMLKLLEAKKKPAKATKTKT comes from the coding sequence ATGGACAAAATTATTGTCAGGGGCGCACGTACCCACAACCTCAAAAATATCGACCTGGATATTCCGCGCGACAAGCTTGTCGTGATTACCGGTCCGTCCGGTTCGGGCAAGTCCTCACTCGCGTTCGACACTCTGTATGCTGAAGGTCAACGACGCTATGTGGAGTCGCTCTCGACTTACGCCCGCCAGTTCCTATCAATGATGGAAAAACCGGATGTCGATCATGTAGAAGGTTTGAGCCCGGCCATCTCGATCGAGCAGAAATCCACCTCGCACAACCCTCGTTCTACCGTGGGCACCATTACCGAGATCTACGATTACTTGCGTTTACTCTACGCCCGTGTGGGCGAGCCGCGCTGTCCGGAGCACGGTGCCCCGCTAACAGCACAAACCATTAGTGAGATGGTGGATACCGTTCTGGCAATGCCCGAAGGCACCAAGCTGATGCTACTGGCACCAATCATTCGCGATCGCAAAGGCGAGCACCTGCATGTGTTTGAGCAGTTGAAGCGCGATGGTTTTATCCGTGCGCGCATCGATGGCATCCTGTGTGATCTTGACGACACGCCCAAGCTCGACAAGAAAAAGAAACACACCGTTGAAGTGGTCATCGACCGTTTTAAAGTGCGCGAGGATTTAAAACTGCGCCTCGCCGAATCGTTTGAAACTGCGTTGAATTTATCAGAAGGTATTGCCTGCATTAACTATATGGATGGCGAAGCGCCGGATCGCCTTTTCTCCTCCAAACACGCCTGCCCTATCTGCGATTACAGCCTGAGCGAACTCGAGCCACGCCTGTTCTCGTTTAACAATCCCGCCGGTGCCTGCCCAACGTGTGACGGCTTGGGTGTGCATCAGTTTTTTGATGAAGATAAAGTCATTCAGGACACTGCTCTCAGCCTTTCTGAAGGGGCCATCCGCGGTTGGGACAAACGCAACGTTTACTATTTCCATATGCTGGCGTCGCTTGCCAAGCACTATGCCTTTAACGTGGAGACACCTTGGTCGAAACTCAAAGCCAAGCAACGCGAAGCCGTGCTCTATGGCTCAGGCGAAGAAGTGATTGAATTTAATTACATCAATGACCGCGGTGATGTGTATAAACGCAGCCATACCTTTGAAGGTGTGCTGCCCAACATGGAGCGGCGCTATCGCGATACTGAATCCAGTTCAGTGCGCGACGATTTAATTAAATTTCTCTCCACCCAGCCGTGCCCCGAATGTGAAGGCACGCGCCTACGCATTGAAGCGCGCAATGTGTTTATCGATGAACGCCCATTACCCAAAATCACCGAAATGCCGGTAGCTGATGCTTACGACTATTACATGAAGCTAAGCTTTAAAGGTCGTAAAGCGGGCATCGCCGATAAAATTCTTAAAGAGTTGCGCGATCGTTTTCGCTTCCTGGTAGACGTAGGCCTGAATTACCTCACACTTAATCGCAGCGCTGAAACATTATCCGGTGGCGAAGCGCAGCGTATTCGACTTGCCAGTCAAATCGGTGCGGGTCTTGTGGGCGTTATGTATATTCTCGATGAACCTTCGATTGGTTTACATCAGCGCGATAACGAGCGCTTGCTGAAAACACTTACCCACTTGCGCGATATCGGCAACACAGTAATCGTCGTCGAGCATGATGAAGATGCAATTCGCCTTGCAGATCACGTGATTGATATTGGCCCAGGTGCTGGCGTGCACGGCGGCCAGGTGATCGCCCAGGGTAATGTTAAGGCCATTATGGCGAATAAGCATTCGATCACTGGCCAATATCTCAGTGGCACCAAAGAAATTGCCGTCCCGGCTAAACGCAATCCAGTTAACCCAAAAGAAATGTTGCGCTTGATTGGAGCTAAAGGAAACAACTTACAGAATGTTACCCTGGAAATTCCTGTCGGATTAATGACCTGCGTAACCGGCGTATCTGGCTCGGGAAAATCAACACTGATCAATGCAACATTGCATCCGCTAGCGGCTACAGAACTTAATGGCGCAACCACACTTGATCCAGCTGAATATGAAGAGATTCAAGGGCTGGATTTATTTGATAAATGCGTGGATATCGACCAAAGCCCAATTGGCCGCACACCACGTTCGAATCCGGCAACCTACACCGGAATATTCACACCCATTCGCGAGTTATTTGCGGGCACTCAGGAATCTCGCTCACGCGGCTATCAACCCGGCCGCTTTAGCTTTAACGTGAAGGGGGGCCGCTGTGAAGCTTGCCAAGGCGATGGCGTCACCAAAGTTGAAATGCACTTTCTGCCCGATGTGTATGTACCCTGCGATGTATGCAAAGGCAAACGGTACAACCGCGAAACCCTGGATGTAAAATACAAAAACAAAAACATTAATGAAGTGCTCGACATGACAGTCGAAGATGCGCGCGATTTTTTTGATGCAGTCCCATCCATTGCCAACAAACTACAAACATTAATGGACGTAGGTTTGTCGTATATTCGTTTAGGGCAATCAGCTACTACATTATCCGGTGGTGAAGCGCAGCGGGTAAAACTAGCGAAGGAATTATCAAAACGCGATACAGGCAAGACACTTTATATTCTGGATGAACCTACTACGGGTCTGCACTTTTACGATATCCAGCAATTATTAAACGTTCTTCATAGGCTTCGTGATCACGGTAATACTGTAGTTGTGATCGAGCACAATCTTGACGTAATTAAAACAGCGGATTGGATCGTTGATTTGGGGCCAGAAGGCGGTAGCGGTGGAGGTCAAATCATTGCCACCGGAACACCGGAAGAGGTCGCCCAACTCGAATACTCTCACACAGGTCGATTCCTTAAACCTATGTTGAAATTATTGGAAGCTAAAAAGAAACCCGCGAAGGCAACCAAAACGAAAACTTGA
- a CDS encoding MFS transporter: protein MQPTDPISAAVPFERKVVYSLAALYTFRMLGLFMLLPVLAVYGTEYAHHSPFLLGVALGAYGFSQALLQIPFGVMSDRIGRKPLILIGLIIFTLGSVVAALADSVYGLIIGRFLQGGGAISAVVMALLTDLTSDENRTKAMATIGASIGVSFSVAMTVGPLLASWGGVGAIFWLTAALGLVGVYILLKLVPDVAKTAVPKREAVAVPNLLWDTLKHPQLLRLNVGIFVLHFVLMSSFVVLPLVLQNQLQITREYHGLVYFPLLALAFMLMLPFVIIAEKRRKIKSVFLIAVGLLLVSELALMLVGTHLIFALLVLFVFFIAFNVLEATQPSMVSKIAPAGAKGTATGIYSTCQVLGVFGGGALGGWLLQHQGINSVFLLNSLLVLVWLAVAWSMKPPHFLASVLIPLRGRDHQLIAEKMRAVDGVAEVVIVASEDTAYLKVDQRRVDRKTLAAIVEQV from the coding sequence ATGCAACCTACTGATCCGATTTCTGCTGCCGTACCATTTGAGCGCAAAGTGGTTTACTCCCTGGCCGCGCTCTACACCTTCCGTATGCTCGGCCTGTTCATGCTGTTACCGGTATTGGCGGTTTACGGCACTGAATATGCCCATCACAGCCCATTTTTATTAGGTGTGGCGCTGGGCGCTTATGGCTTTAGTCAGGCTTTATTGCAAATTCCCTTTGGTGTGATGTCGGACCGTATTGGCCGCAAGCCTTTAATTTTGATCGGCTTGATTATCTTCACGCTCGGCAGCGTGGTCGCGGCATTAGCGGATTCCGTTTATGGCCTGATTATCGGTCGTTTCCTGCAGGGCGGCGGAGCTATTTCAGCAGTGGTGATGGCGTTGCTTACCGACCTGACCTCCGACGAAAATCGCACCAAGGCCATGGCGACTATAGGTGCGTCCATCGGCGTCTCTTTCTCTGTTGCCATGACGGTGGGACCGCTATTAGCAAGTTGGGGTGGGGTGGGTGCGATTTTCTGGCTGACCGCCGCGCTGGGTTTGGTTGGGGTTTATATCCTTCTGAAACTGGTTCCCGATGTCGCTAAAACTGCTGTGCCTAAGCGGGAGGCTGTTGCTGTGCCCAATCTGCTTTGGGACACGCTCAAGCATCCCCAATTATTGCGTTTGAATGTTGGCATTTTTGTCCTGCATTTTGTGTTGATGTCCAGCTTTGTAGTGCTGCCATTGGTGTTGCAAAACCAGTTGCAGATTACGCGCGAATACCATGGTCTTGTTTATTTCCCGCTGCTCGCTCTGGCGTTTATGTTGATGCTGCCATTTGTGATCATTGCGGAAAAGCGGCGCAAAATTAAAAGCGTGTTTTTGATTGCTGTTGGACTGCTGTTGGTCTCCGAATTGGCGCTGATGTTGGTAGGCACCCATCTGATATTTGCTCTGCTGGTTCTCTTTGTATTCTTTATCGCTTTCAATGTGCTCGAGGCTACCCAGCCCTCCATGGTGAGCAAAATTGCCCCTGCAGGGGCCAAGGGTACTGCGACGGGAATCTATTCAACCTGCCAAGTTTTAGGAGTATTTGGCGGTGGCGCCCTGGGTGGATGGCTGTTACAGCATCAGGGGATTAACTCGGTATTTTTGCTCAATAGCCTGCTGGTGTTGGTCTGGTTGGCGGTGGCTTGGTCGATGAAACCGCCACATTTCCTCGCCAGCGTTCTGATTCCTTTGCGTGGTAGAGATCATCAGTTGATTGCAGAAAAAATGCGCGCGGTGGATGGGGTGGCGGAGGTGGTGATAGTGGCCTCGGAGGATACCGCCTATCTGAAAGTAGATCAGCGTCGCGTCGATCGCAAAACGCTGGCGGCGATAGTCGAGCAGGTGTAA
- the ssb gene encoding single-stranded DNA-binding protein, with protein MARGINKVILIGNIGQDPEVKYMPSGGAVTNVSVATSETWKDKNTGQPQERTEWHRVVFFNRLGEIAGEYLRKGSKVYIEGSLRTRKWQAQDGSDRYTTEIVASEMQMLDGRGENAGMGAGMGAAAAMGAFDQTPQYNNGPQGMAPQNNGPQGGGYNQGYNQSAQGGYAQQQPPASRPQQPQHNQQPAQYNAPPQASGFDSFDDDIPF; from the coding sequence ATGGCTCGCGGTATTAACAAAGTTATTTTGATCGGCAATATCGGACAGGACCCGGAAGTGAAATATATGCCCTCCGGCGGCGCGGTGACCAATGTCAGCGTAGCAACGTCAGAGACATGGAAGGACAAAAATACCGGTCAGCCGCAAGAGCGTACTGAATGGCACCGTGTGGTATTTTTTAACCGTCTTGGTGAGATCGCTGGCGAATACTTGCGCAAAGGCAGTAAGGTGTATATCGAAGGTTCATTGCGTACACGCAAGTGGCAAGCGCAAGATGGTTCAGATCGCTACACCACAGAAATTGTCGCCAGCGAAATGCAAATGCTCGATGGTCGTGGTGAAAATGCCGGCATGGGCGCGGGCATGGGTGCCGCCGCCGCTATGGGGGCTTTTGATCAAACTCCCCAGTACAACAATGGCCCACAGGGTATGGCGCCACAAAATAACGGCCCACAAGGCGGCGGTTACAATCAAGGGTATAACCAGTCAGCACAAGGTGGATATGCGCAGCAGCAACCACCGGCAAGTCGCCCGCAACAGCCGCAACACAATCAACAGCCCGCACAATACAATGCGCCACCACAGGCGAGTGGTTTTGATTCTTTCGATGACGATATTCCGTTCTGA
- a CDS encoding ABC transporter substrate-binding protein, producing the protein MKITKHYRVLVAGLFLLSGVANASSTAPDRTLPVAVKLWNGNKTTSRQEYERDILTAVLTATERAQGAYKIEESRVDYPLAEDEASVFRSKGFDIFGTVAGNQKLAHEQKIIIPSPLMKGILGYRILIIRKADAQKFAAIKSAAELKKLRMGIPATWADAGLFRHNGYPVEEKGSFDDLFQRLENNEFDYVTFGANEVTGVFTERAAKSGKLMIEPSLLVYYPFPLVFYVNPKQPALAERVTTGLKAIISNGELDKIFNRYYGGLLGPLQLTQRTRITLENPILPKEMAGFKPGI; encoded by the coding sequence GTGAAAATCACCAAACACTACCGCGTTTTAGTCGCCGGTTTATTTCTATTAAGTGGCGTTGCGAACGCAAGTTCCACCGCTCCCGACCGGACGCTGCCAGTTGCAGTGAAGCTCTGGAACGGCAATAAAACCACATCGCGTCAGGAGTATGAGCGCGATATTCTCACTGCGGTTTTAACGGCGACTGAGCGGGCACAAGGCGCATATAAAATTGAAGAGAGTCGTGTGGACTATCCGCTCGCGGAAGATGAGGCCAGTGTATTTCGCAGCAAGGGCTTTGATATTTTTGGCACAGTGGCTGGTAACCAAAAGTTGGCGCACGAGCAAAAAATAATAATTCCGTCGCCGTTGATGAAAGGAATTTTGGGCTACCGAATTTTAATTATCCGTAAAGCGGACGCACAAAAATTTGCGGCAATTAAATCGGCGGCGGAATTAAAAAAATTGCGCATGGGAATTCCCGCGACCTGGGCTGATGCAGGTCTATTTCGTCATAACGGCTACCCGGTGGAAGAGAAAGGCAGTTTTGATGATCTATTCCAACGTTTGGAAAATAACGAATTTGATTATGTGACCTTTGGTGCGAATGAAGTGACAGGTGTATTTACCGAGCGAGCGGCAAAATCCGGTAAATTAATGATCGAACCGTCGTTGCTGGTTTACTACCCGTTTCCGCTGGTGTTTTATGTGAACCCGAAGCAACCCGCGTTGGCGGAGCGAGTAACCACGGGATTGAAGGCGATCATCAGCAATGGAGAGCTGGATAAAATTTTTAATCGCTACTACGGCGGTCTCCTGGGGCCTTTACAGCTAACTCAACGCACGCGTATTACCCTTGAAAATCCTATCCTGCCGAAAGAAATGGCCGGATTTAAGCCCGGCATTTAA